In Synechococcus sp. Nb3U1, one DNA window encodes the following:
- the fmt gene encoding methionyl-tRNA formyltransferase produces the protein MRIVFFGTPEFALPSLQILLQRPEFEVVGLVCQPDRPQGRGQRVIPPVTKVLAQSHGIPIWQPTRLRRDAEVLEALATLAADVFVVVAYGQILPLTVLQMPKLGCVNVHGSLLPAYRGAAPIQWAIAHGETETGITTMLMDEGMDTGAMLLQASLPIGPEQTGLELTAQLAQMGAELLVETLLKLEKGELIPIPQEGSLASYAPLLKKQDFHLDWNRPAQALHHQIRAFSPQCFTGLQGQRIKIIRSGSPQLHPAPPELPQGLPGEVVGFAKGEGVYVATGEGSLLLRRAQLPGKKEQSTWDWMNSGRLGVGMRFEALSTDEK, from the coding sequence ATGCGGATTGTCTTTTTCGGCACACCAGAATTTGCCCTGCCCTCTTTGCAGATCCTCTTGCAACGACCCGAATTTGAGGTGGTGGGGCTGGTGTGTCAGCCGGATCGGCCTCAAGGGCGGGGACAGAGAGTGATCCCTCCTGTCACAAAGGTTTTGGCGCAGTCCCATGGAATCCCGATTTGGCAGCCAACTCGTCTACGGCGGGATGCAGAAGTGTTGGAAGCGCTAGCTACCTTGGCAGCCGATGTATTTGTGGTGGTGGCCTATGGCCAGATTTTGCCCCTGACGGTGCTGCAAATGCCCAAGTTGGGCTGTGTGAATGTGCATGGATCCCTGTTGCCTGCCTACCGGGGTGCAGCTCCGATTCAGTGGGCCATTGCTCATGGAGAAACCGAAACGGGGATCACCACCATGCTCATGGACGAAGGGATGGACACAGGAGCGATGTTGCTCCAGGCCAGCTTACCGATTGGGCCAGAGCAAACGGGATTGGAATTGACAGCACAACTGGCCCAAATGGGAGCAGAACTTCTGGTGGAAACCCTGTTGAAACTAGAAAAGGGAGAACTCATTCCAATTCCCCAGGAGGGATCCCTGGCTAGCTACGCCCCTCTGCTCAAGAAACAAGATTTCCACCTCGATTGGAACCGCCCGGCTCAGGCGCTGCACCATCAAATTCGCGCCTTTTCCCCCCAGTGTTTTACCGGCTTGCAAGGACAACGCATCAAGATTATTCGCTCTGGCTCCCCTCAGCTGCATCCTGCCCCCCCAGAACTGCCCCAGGGCCTACCCGGAGAGGTGGTGGGATTCGCCAAGGGAGAGGGAGTGTATGTGGCGACCGGTGAGGGATCCCTGCTCCTTCGCCGGGCACAACTGCCTGGGAAAAAGGAGCAATCGACTTGGGATTGGATGAATAGTGGGCGGTTGGGGGTGGGAATGCGTTTTGAAGCTTTGTCCACAGACGAAAAATAA
- the murC gene encoding UDP-N-acetylmuramate--L-alanine ligase encodes MLETLGGEDPITSVPVHPRPLPLTLDPLNPLFSTYHFVGIGGVGMSALAYILAKQGFRVSGSDIAANGRTRRLEALGVRFVQGHTPEGIIGDPQVIYSSAIRPSNPELAAALGKGLPIWHRTDLLAALFNHRPSIGVAGTHGKTTTSSMIGYMLLSAGWDPTLIIGGEVDAWEGNARLGQGEYLVAEVDESDGSLVRLHPKVGVITNIELDHPDHYTDLDQVIRAFQEYGQQSQTLIASLDCPNVAAHLSVDVGYSLQGHPQALYQAHQISYAGDSTTAEIWEGGSLLGHLRLQVLGSHNLSNALAAIAVGRQLGLGFAVIASALSQFQGAHRRFEHKGEVGGVTFIDDYAHHPSEIQATLRAARLQQRRVVAVFQPHRHSRLATLFQDFARCFGDADVVLIVPTYGAGEPPPLRSDSLRLAVAVSEHHPHVRHVFSLQQLPEILRSVLQPGDLVTFLGAGDLNQQIAATMRAYAVQAERQPLAHPKSGSAWFVQDSALDREKGASEVLAS; translated from the coding sequence ATGCTAGAAACGCTTGGGGGGGAGGATCCCATTACGTCGGTGCCGGTTCATCCTCGGCCTTTGCCCCTAACTTTAGATCCGTTAAATCCATTATTTTCTACCTATCACTTTGTGGGCATTGGCGGGGTGGGCATGTCGGCGCTGGCCTATATCCTGGCCAAGCAAGGGTTTCGGGTTTCCGGTTCGGATATTGCCGCCAATGGTCGTACCCGCCGACTGGAAGCTTTGGGGGTACGTTTTGTCCAGGGCCATACCCCGGAGGGGATTATCGGGGATCCGCAGGTGATCTATTCCAGCGCCATTCGCCCCAGTAACCCGGAATTGGCTGCTGCTTTGGGAAAAGGCTTACCGATTTGGCACCGAACCGATTTGTTGGCGGCCCTGTTTAACCATCGCCCTAGCATTGGGGTGGCGGGCACCCATGGCAAAACTACCACCAGCAGCATGATTGGCTACATGTTGCTCTCGGCTGGCTGGGATCCCACCTTAATCATCGGCGGGGAGGTGGATGCTTGGGAGGGCAATGCCCGCCTCGGTCAGGGGGAGTATTTGGTAGCGGAAGTGGATGAATCGGATGGATCGCTGGTGCGGCTACACCCCAAGGTGGGGGTGATCACCAATATTGAGCTGGATCACCCGGATCATTACACCGATCTAGATCAAGTGATCCGGGCTTTTCAAGAATATGGGCAACAAAGTCAAACCTTGATCGCGTCTCTGGATTGCCCGAATGTAGCAGCTCATCTATCAGTGGATGTGGGCTATAGCCTGCAGGGGCACCCACAGGCCCTCTACCAAGCTCATCAGATCAGTTATGCCGGGGATTCCACCACAGCCGAAATTTGGGAAGGGGGATCCCTGCTCGGCCATCTGCGCTTACAAGTATTGGGATCCCATAACCTCAGCAATGCCTTGGCTGCCATTGCCGTGGGTCGCCAGTTGGGTTTGGGGTTTGCGGTGATCGCCTCAGCATTATCTCAATTTCAGGGAGCCCATCGCCGCTTTGAGCACAAAGGCGAAGTGGGGGGGGTAACCTTCATCGACGATTATGCCCATCACCCCAGTGAAATTCAGGCTACCCTGCGGGCCGCCCGGCTACAGCAACGTCGAGTGGTAGCGGTGTTTCAACCCCATCGTCACAGTCGTTTGGCGACCCTTTTTCAAGATTTTGCCCGCTGTTTTGGGGATGCGGATGTGGTGTTGATCGTGCCCACTTACGGGGCTGGGGAGCCACCTCCTTTGCGTTCCGACAGCTTGCGGTTGGCGGTGGCGGTGTCTGAGCATCACCCCCATGTACGGCATGTGTTTTCTTTGCAGCAGTTGCCAGAGATATTACGGTCTGTTTTGCAACCTGGCGATCTGGTGACTTTCCTGGGTGCAGGCGATCTGAATCAGCAGATAGCGGCTACGATGCGGGCATATGCTGTTCAGGCTGAGCGGCAGCCCCTGGCGCATCCTAAAAGTGGGTCAGCCTGGTTCGTTCAAGATTCCGCCCTAGACAGAGAGAAGGGTGCATCTGAGGTGTTGGCATCATGA
- a CDS encoding efflux RND transporter periplasmic adaptor subunit, with translation MKQHVLWSMVVAGILGSATLAGLVLGQQGATQSTSAEGSEAAAETPLPPRIGALGRIEPEGEVLRIAGPAGERVGELLVAEGDKVVAGQVVARLESYAERAAEREYAAAQLQEARARLEAETRFSQAQIQEARTRVSQLDQPQLMQIRSQEAVVERIQAELADAEANLARFQALWQEGAVSRQELDQRSLVVRQRQEELRSAQATLTQLQTARTQDLLNAQAQVQAAEAGLTLAQAQVQLGSLARNLELAEARLERTLIRSPRDGRVLQIRTYPGEAIANNDGILDLGNTDQMMVVAEIYETDILRIQLGQQATISNRALPEELRGQVERIGLQIRKKDVLNTDPAADVDARVVEVRIRLDPQSSERVAGLTNLQVDVAIDVEG, from the coding sequence ATGAAACAACATGTGCTTTGGTCGATGGTGGTGGCTGGGATCCTTGGGTCAGCAACGTTGGCAGGGTTGGTTCTGGGCCAACAGGGCGCCACGCAGTCTACATCGGCAGAGGGTTCTGAAGCGGCGGCTGAAACTCCTCTACCCCCCCGCATCGGTGCCCTGGGTCGGATCGAGCCAGAAGGAGAAGTCTTGCGCATTGCCGGCCCTGCCGGAGAACGGGTCGGTGAGCTATTGGTGGCAGAGGGGGATAAAGTGGTCGCAGGACAGGTGGTGGCCCGTCTGGAGAGTTATGCTGAGCGGGCAGCAGAACGAGAGTATGCAGCGGCCCAATTGCAGGAGGCCCGCGCCCGACTGGAGGCCGAGACCCGGTTTAGTCAGGCCCAAATCCAGGAGGCTCGCACCCGAGTGAGCCAGCTGGATCAACCCCAACTGATGCAAATTCGCTCCCAGGAGGCTGTTGTCGAACGCATTCAGGCAGAACTGGCGGATGCAGAAGCCAATTTGGCCCGCTTTCAGGCCCTTTGGCAGGAGGGGGCGGTCTCCCGACAGGAGCTAGACCAGCGCTCCCTAGTCGTGCGGCAACGGCAGGAGGAACTGCGCTCAGCTCAGGCCACCCTCACCCAACTGCAAACAGCTCGTACTCAAGATCTGCTCAATGCCCAAGCCCAAGTCCAGGCCGCCGAAGCGGGACTCACTCTGGCCCAAGCCCAAGTGCAACTGGGATCCCTGGCCCGCAATCTGGAGCTAGCAGAGGCCCGCCTAGAACGCACCCTGATCCGTTCCCCCCGAGATGGCCGGGTGTTGCAAATTCGGACTTATCCTGGAGAAGCGATCGCCAACAACGACGGCATTCTCGACCTGGGCAATACCGACCAGATGATGGTGGTGGCGGAAATCTACGAAACCGACATTCTGCGCATTCAACTGGGGCAACAGGCCACCATTAGCAACCGCGCCTTGCCAGAAGAATTGCGGGGTCAGGTGGAGCGAATTGGGCTGCAAATCCGCAAAAAAGATGTCTTAAATACCGATCCTGCTGCTGATGTGGATGCCCGCGTGGTGGAGGTGCGCATTCGTCTCGACCCGCAAAGTAGTGAGCGGGTGGCAGGGCTGACCAACCTGCAGGTAGATGTAGCAATCGATGTAGAGGGGTAA
- the devC gene encoding ABC transporter permease DevC yields the protein MSSLFSLAFIRTKTPLAWLQLTREKIRLLVALAGIAFACILMFMQLGFRDSLLESAIRFHVALRGDIFLVSPQSNALIAMDTFSQRRLYQALGFEGVQSVSPVYVSFALWKNPETRRTRSIFVVGVDPSADLLDLPQLTPAKLEEIKKADVVLFDRSSRNEFGPIPEWFEAGREVITEVGNRRVTVGGLFQMGATFGADGTILTSDLNFLRLFPQRGRGLVDIGVVQVQPGVDPEPILQQMRVVLPEDVRVLSRDTFIEMEKTYWEEGTAIGFIFGLGVGMGFIVGIVIVYQILYTDVSDHLAEYATLKAMGYTDGYLLGVVFQEAIFLAGLGYIPAFALSILLYDLTANATLLPVAMTLNRAALVLGLAVTMCFISGAIAVRRLRAADPADIF from the coding sequence ATGTCCTCCCTTTTCAGTCTCGCCTTCATTCGCACCAAAACCCCCCTAGCTTGGCTACAACTGACGCGGGAAAAGATCCGCCTTTTAGTCGCATTGGCCGGAATTGCTTTTGCCTGCATTTTGATGTTTATGCAGCTAGGCTTTCGGGATAGTTTGCTGGAAAGTGCCATTCGCTTTCATGTGGCCTTGCGGGGAGACATCTTCTTGGTCAGCCCCCAATCCAACGCTCTGATCGCTATGGACACCTTTTCACAGCGGCGGCTTTATCAAGCTCTGGGCTTTGAGGGTGTACAGTCCGTCTCACCTGTCTACGTCAGTTTCGCCCTTTGGAAGAACCCGGAAACCCGTCGTACCCGTAGCATCTTTGTGGTGGGGGTGGATCCCTCTGCGGACTTACTGGATTTGCCGCAACTGACCCCTGCGAAGCTAGAGGAGATCAAAAAAGCCGATGTGGTGCTGTTTGATCGCAGCTCTCGGAATGAGTTTGGCCCGATTCCTGAGTGGTTTGAGGCGGGACGAGAGGTGATCACTGAAGTGGGCAATCGGCGGGTCACCGTGGGCGGCCTATTCCAGATGGGGGCAACCTTCGGAGCAGATGGCACAATCCTGACCAGCGATTTGAACTTTCTGCGGCTGTTCCCACAGCGGGGGCGGGGCTTGGTGGATATTGGCGTGGTGCAGGTGCAACCGGGGGTGGATCCAGAACCGATTTTGCAACAGATGCGGGTAGTGCTGCCGGAGGATGTGCGGGTGCTCTCTCGGGATACCTTCATCGAGATGGAGAAGACCTACTGGGAGGAAGGCACGGCGATTGGCTTCATTTTCGGCCTCGGGGTAGGCATGGGCTTTATTGTTGGCATCGTCATCGTCTATCAGATTCTCTATACCGATGTGTCGGATCACTTGGCGGAATATGCCACCCTCAAGGCGATGGGATACACCGATGGCTACCTGCTGGGGGTGGTGTTTCAGGAGGCGATTTTCCTGGCGGGGCTGGGTTATATTCCGGCTTTTGCCCTGTCGATTTTGCTCTACGATTTGACGGCCAATGCCACTTTGCTGCCCGTCGCCATGACCCTGAATCGCGCTGCGTTGGTGTTAGGTTTGGCAGTAACGATGTGCTTTATTTCCGGGGCAATTGCAGTGCGGCGATTGCGAGCAGCGGATCCAGCCGATATTTTTTGA
- a CDS encoding DUF6464 family protein, with the protein MDFEKLLEEWVAAFSEAAEASLASLENFFTGLAEQLAIPLEETLTQWEQFWGVNEPEPDPERSNETFSTSTVYVSPIGFGGLVVYTYIATPPGCIGDPTCRYNARSPELRCAVNPCGPCEGCPHYEKVEG; encoded by the coding sequence ATGGATTTTGAGAAACTACTGGAAGAGTGGGTTGCAGCCTTCAGCGAAGCTGCCGAAGCAAGCCTAGCCTCTCTGGAAAACTTCTTCACTGGACTGGCGGAGCAACTGGCTATCCCTTTGGAGGAAACCCTCACCCAATGGGAGCAATTTTGGGGAGTCAATGAGCCAGAACCGGATCCGGAGCGCTCCAACGAAACTTTCAGCACCAGTACCGTGTATGTCAGCCCGATTGGATTTGGGGGCCTGGTTGTCTACACCTACATCGCCACTCCTCCGGGCTGTATCGGGGATCCCACCTGTCGCTATAATGCCCGTTCCCCCGAGTTGCGCTGTGCGGTTAACCCCTGTGGCCCCTGTGAAGGTTGCCCTCATTACGAAAAAGTGGAGGGGTAG
- the pgeF gene encoding peptidoglycan editing factor PgeF: MHSSKMWVWQQTEGLRWLQCQLLSDWPHAFGCRQIHPHQPPRLAAQLQLPPDRAVWGHQVHGPDWIWADEVELTSTPDHSMLPEPSSETREVAITRPQVDAVIARQGSDSAWVCTADCVPILVASQRWVAAIHAGWRGTAANILPNVLQQFAQAGIPVEQIRIAIGPAISGAVYQVSAEVAEQILQTLPSSAAAHSALLDDPHPGKVRLDLRQVHQAQAQTHGIPPEHIALSPHCTLSQPQDFFSYRRDGSLKDEQGRHCVQWSGIGLRA, encoded by the coding sequence ATGCACAGTTCCAAGATGTGGGTTTGGCAACAAACAGAAGGCTTGCGCTGGTTACAGTGTCAGCTTCTGTCAGACTGGCCCCACGCTTTTGGGTGTCGCCAAATTCACCCCCATCAGCCTCCCCGGTTGGCGGCTCAGTTGCAGTTACCCCCCGACCGAGCCGTATGGGGCCACCAGGTGCATGGCCCCGATTGGATCTGGGCAGACGAAGTTGAGCTCACTTCAACTCCCGATCACTCAATGTTGCCTGAACCCTCTTCCGAAACCAGAGAAGTGGCCATAACTCGCCCACAAGTGGATGCGGTGATCGCCCGCCAGGGATCCGACTCCGCTTGGGTATGTACCGCCGATTGTGTACCGATTTTGGTGGCCAGTCAGCGGTGGGTGGCAGCCATTCATGCCGGATGGAGAGGAACCGCCGCCAACATTTTGCCCAACGTGTTGCAACAGTTTGCCCAGGCCGGGATCCCTGTTGAACAAATCCGTATCGCTATTGGGCCAGCCATTTCCGGTGCGGTGTACCAGGTCTCCGCAGAGGTGGCAGAGCAGATCTTACAAACCCTTCCTTCCTCTGCAGCGGCTCATTCGGCCCTCCTAGACGATCCGCATCCCGGCAAAGTGCGTCTGGATCTGCGCCAGGTTCATCAAGCTCAGGCCCAAACCCATGGGATCCCGCCGGAGCACATCGCCCTCAGCCCCCATTGCACCCTCAGCCAGCCACAAGACTTTTTTTCCTACCGCCGCGATGGATCCCTGAAGGATGAGCAAGGGCGCCATTGTGTGCAGTGGTCAGGGATTGGTTTGCGGGCATAG
- a CDS encoding DevA family ABC transporter ATP-binding protein: MVTSFFTQPIAPPVTASGEPVLRVEGLNHYFGEGSLRKQILFDINLTLNSGEIVLMTGPSGSGKTTLLTLLGALRSVQEGSLRMMGQELRGAEQSTLIQARKQVGYIFQAHNLLKCLTAAQNVQMSLELHDNLSRKQAKQRAEEMLAAVGLADRTHYYPEKLSGGQKQRVAIARALVSHPKLVLADEPTAALDSKSGREVVTLMEKLAREQGCTILMVTHDNRILDVADRVLHMEDGRLQSQSIA, translated from the coding sequence ATGGTTACCTCTTTCTTCACCCAGCCTATAGCCCCCCCAGTTACTGCTTCCGGCGAACCCGTGCTGAGGGTGGAGGGTTTGAACCACTATTTCGGTGAGGGATCCCTGCGCAAACAAATCCTCTTCGATATCAACCTTACCCTGAACTCCGGTGAGATCGTCCTGATGACCGGGCCTTCGGGATCCGGCAAGACCACCTTGTTGACCCTACTGGGGGCTTTGCGCTCAGTGCAGGAGGGCAGCCTACGGATGATGGGGCAAGAACTGCGGGGAGCCGAGCAGAGTACGCTGATCCAAGCCCGCAAACAAGTCGGCTACATTTTTCAGGCTCATAACCTGCTCAAATGCCTAACGGCTGCACAAAACGTGCAAATGTCACTGGAACTGCACGATAATCTCTCCCGCAAGCAGGCCAAGCAACGGGCGGAGGAGATGCTGGCAGCCGTGGGCTTGGCGGATCGCACTCACTATTACCCTGAAAAGCTCTCGGGTGGGCAAAAACAACGGGTGGCCATTGCTCGGGCTTTGGTCAGCCACCCCAAATTGGTCTTGGCAGATGAACCGACGGCCGCTTTGGACAGCAAATCTGGGCGGGAGGTGGTGACCCTGATGGAGAAACTGGCCCGGGAGCAGGGTTGTACGATTCTGATGGTGACCCACGACAACCGCATCCTGGATGTGGCGGATCGAGTGCTGCACATGGAAGATGGCCGCCTACAGAGCCAATCAATAGCCTGA
- a CDS encoding GDP-L-fucose synthase family protein produces the protein MMPNSLSTSIDLSQKRILLTGGSGFLGKHVMEQLQVLGVSPEQVRIPRSQTHDLRRLEVCQEVVQGQDLVIHLAAHVGGIGLNQAKPAELFYDNLIMGSQLIHAAYQAEVEKFVCVGTICAYPKFTPVPFKEEDLWNGYPEETNAPYGVAKKALLVQLQAYRQQYGFNGIYLLPVNLYGPMDNFDPASSHVIPALIRKVHEAQLQAQDHLYVWGDGSPTREFFYAEDAARGIVMASQLYNGADPLNLGTGEEISIRDLITLICELMEFSGEIRWQTDKPNGQPRRCLDVSKARETMGFVAKVSLREGLQRTIAWYRQHSGY, from the coding sequence ATGATGCCAAATAGCCTCTCCACTTCCATCGATCTCAGCCAGAAGCGAATTTTGCTCACTGGGGGTAGCGGCTTTTTGGGCAAACACGTGATGGAACAGTTGCAAGTGCTGGGGGTGAGTCCAGAACAAGTGCGGATCCCACGCTCCCAAACCCATGACCTGCGTCGCTTAGAGGTGTGCCAGGAGGTGGTGCAGGGACAAGATCTGGTGATCCATTTGGCGGCCCATGTAGGTGGGATCGGCCTCAACCAAGCCAAGCCTGCCGAGCTGTTCTACGACAATTTGATCATGGGATCCCAGCTGATCCACGCCGCCTATCAGGCGGAGGTAGAAAAGTTCGTTTGTGTCGGCACCATCTGCGCCTATCCCAAATTCACCCCCGTTCCCTTCAAAGAAGAAGATCTGTGGAACGGTTACCCGGAAGAGACCAATGCCCCCTATGGGGTGGCCAAAAAAGCTCTGCTGGTGCAGTTACAAGCCTATCGGCAGCAATATGGCTTCAATGGTATTTATCTACTGCCCGTCAACCTCTACGGCCCAATGGATAATTTCGACCCCGCCAGTTCCCATGTCATTCCTGCTTTGATTCGCAAGGTGCATGAGGCACAGCTCCAGGCGCAGGATCACCTCTACGTCTGGGGAGATGGCAGCCCGACCCGGGAGTTTTTCTATGCTGAGGATGCGGCCCGCGGCATTGTCATGGCCAGTCAACTTTACAACGGGGCGGATCCCCTCAACTTGGGTACAGGCGAAGAGATCTCTATTCGGGATCTGATTACTTTAATTTGTGAGCTGATGGAGTTTAGCGGGGAGATTCGCTGGCAAACCGATAAACCCAACGGTCAACCCCGTCGCTGTTTGGATGTGTCCAAGGCCCGCGAGACAATGGGGTTTGTAGCAAAGGTCAGCCTACGGGAGGGTCTGCAGCGCACCATCGCATGGTACCGCCAGCACTCAGGCTATTGA
- a CDS encoding aminotransferase-like domain-containing protein, with protein MTQTPIRPQLHSLFAERAKTLIPPPFGAEIPGAVPVVTSFAFGLADPALFPKAELAQATAEVLAEDGEDALNYGGTFGGLIDSVLQLMQARGVQAELENLLISYGSGQILGLLPQVFVEPGDVVIVEGPTFMGAVSRFAAAGARLISIPVDGEGMVVDHLEQVLRDLAYQGIRPRFIYTIPTFQNPKGSTLSLARRQKLVQLAADYGVVVVEDDAYYDLRFAGDPLPTLASMDREGWVLYVGTFSKIVVPGVRVGWACGHPEIIRRLDMFRSEGSLGPFLGRVVARYCGEGRLQRHIQHLIQRYREKCQLMLDSLAQAFPEDVRVEAPGGGFFVWCELPPDLKATDLLQATRELGVTFLPGTRCFADGQGDDAFRLAFSYQPDERIVTGIQTIGERMHSLRNKL; from the coding sequence ATGACCCAAACTCCTATTCGCCCCCAGTTACACAGCTTGTTCGCCGAGCGCGCCAAGACCCTTATCCCTCCCCCCTTCGGTGCGGAGATTCCCGGTGCGGTGCCGGTGGTGACCAGTTTTGCCTTTGGGCTGGCGGATCCAGCCCTGTTTCCTAAGGCTGAGTTGGCCCAGGCGACAGCAGAGGTGTTGGCGGAAGATGGGGAGGATGCCCTTAATTACGGCGGTACTTTTGGTGGGCTGATCGACTCAGTGTTGCAGTTGATGCAGGCCAGAGGGGTACAGGCCGAACTGGAAAACCTGCTGATCAGCTATGGATCAGGACAGATCCTGGGCCTGTTGCCACAAGTTTTTGTGGAGCCTGGGGATGTGGTGATTGTAGAAGGGCCCACCTTCATGGGGGCAGTCAGCCGTTTTGCAGCGGCTGGGGCACGCCTCATCTCAATCCCGGTGGATGGAGAGGGCATGGTAGTGGATCACTTAGAGCAAGTATTACGAGACTTGGCTTACCAAGGGATCCGCCCTCGTTTCATTTACACCATCCCCACGTTCCAAAACCCGAAAGGCTCGACCCTCTCCCTGGCGCGGCGGCAAAAATTGGTGCAGTTGGCGGCTGACTACGGCGTGGTGGTGGTGGAAGATGACGCATACTACGATCTGCGCTTCGCCGGGGATCCCTTGCCGACTCTGGCTTCTATGGATCGTGAAGGCTGGGTGCTCTATGTAGGCACTTTCTCTAAGATCGTCGTGCCGGGAGTACGGGTGGGCTGGGCCTGTGGCCATCCTGAAATCATTCGGCGGTTGGATATGTTTCGCAGCGAGGGATCCCTGGGCCCTTTTTTGGGGCGCGTGGTGGCTCGCTATTGTGGAGAAGGCCGCTTGCAACGCCACATTCAACACCTGATCCAGCGTTACCGAGAAAAATGCCAGTTGATGCTGGATAGCTTGGCTCAAGCTTTTCCAGAAGATGTCCGGGTTGAGGCTCCAGGAGGCGGTTTTTTTGTCTGGTGTGAGCTGCCCCCTGATCTCAAGGCGACGGATCTGCTCCAAGCTACCCGAGAGTTAGGAGTAACCTTCTTACCAGGTACCCGTTGTTTTGCAGATGGTCAAGGAGACGATGCGTTCCGTCTTGCCTTTAGCTATCAGCCGGACGAACGCATCGTGACCGGGATCCAAACCATCGGAGAAAGGATGCACTCACTCCGTAACAAGCTGTAG
- the pyrF gene encoding orotidine-5'-phosphate decarboxylase — protein MGSPASPSVVTAGERGPARACDRLIIALDTSSWEQALQWVDCLPQVLWWKVGLELFTAVGSPILRALKERGKRIFLDLKLHDIPNTVGRATQVAVGYGVDLLTIHASGGSAMLRAAAEAAQSSPCRLLAVTLLTSLSPEQVQQELCIGKDPANYALHLAQLAQAQGFTGLVCSPQEVARLRQIFGSDVLLVTPGIRLSPSFTGDDPTEDDQQRIWTPARALQAGADYLVVGRPVTAAPDPVIAFQQLCDAVAH, from the coding sequence ATGGGGAGCCCGGCTAGCCCTTCTGTTGTCACTGCCGGTGAGCGTGGGCCTGCTAGGGCTTGCGATCGCTTGATCATCGCCCTGGATACCTCCTCTTGGGAACAGGCGTTGCAATGGGTGGATTGCTTGCCCCAGGTGCTGTGGTGGAAGGTGGGGTTGGAGCTGTTTACGGCGGTTGGATCCCCGATTTTGCGGGCCCTAAAAGAGCGGGGCAAGCGGATTTTCTTGGATTTGAAACTGCACGATATTCCCAATACCGTCGGGCGTGCCACCCAAGTGGCCGTCGGTTATGGGGTGGATCTGCTCACCATTCATGCTAGTGGCGGCAGTGCTATGTTGCGGGCAGCGGCTGAAGCAGCCCAATCCAGCCCCTGTCGGTTGTTGGCGGTTACCCTCCTCACCAGCCTCAGCCCCGAACAGGTGCAGCAAGAGTTGTGTATTGGCAAGGATCCCGCTAACTACGCCCTACATTTGGCTCAGCTAGCCCAAGCGCAGGGGTTTACCGGCCTAGTTTGCTCCCCCCAAGAAGTCGCGCGGCTGCGTCAAATTTTCGGGTCGGATGTGTTGCTTGTCACCCCAGGGATCCGCCTTTCTCCCTCCTTTACAGGCGATGACCCGACGGAAGATGACCAACAGCGCATTTGGACTCCGGCTAGAGCCTTACAGGCAGGGGCCGATTATTTGGTGGTGGGTCGCCCGGTGACTGCTGCTCCAGATCCTGTGATCGCCTTTCAACAGTTGTGTGATGCTGTTGCCCATTGA